The window aattttaaatcaatcaGAAAGAAAACAATGAACAAACAAATAAGGTGGTGTATTCgtgttaactttctaaattcaaaagaaAGAATCATCGTACGATAAAAGATGAAATGTTAGATTAAAGAAAGGCCACAAATGACAATGACCAAATAGAAACTGCAATCTATGAACAATCCTCTTACAGTCTGATACAAGACAAGACCCATCTCCAAAATCCTCAAAGCACCATCCAAATTTTCATGTTCCTGTGAAACCTTTTTCTTATCTTCAACCTCTTCATGTCCTCTCCTTTGTTTCTCCAACAATTGTATCAGAATAATAGTTACATCAATCAGCATTAAGATATAAAGAGGCTTTGAAGCAATGGTGCTTCTCGATCTGACCACAACATGACGAGGAAGATTGATGTTGGAGAATACTATAAGAACAGCTATTGCAACAGAAGTGATAACTCGAGTATTCTCAGATTCTATTATAGATGCATTTATTTCTTTGAATGTAAAACTACCAAAGTAATTCATGCTTGAATGAAGATTCGCATCAATTGATGATTGTTTAGGTACTTTCTCAGGAGATAGTAATGGTTGATTTTCatctctttcttcatcttcttcaaatggGTTTCGTTTGGATTTCAGAGTCGTGCCACATTTTCGGAGTTCAGATTccactttattattattattattacctaGGGTTTCAAATTTCAATCATATTATTGTTTTCAAATCTCAAAATCATAATAAGAAGATTACGACGTACCTTGATGGAGATGCGATTGGAATTGTTGTTGTTCGAAGAAGGAAGCAGGGGAGGATTGCGTG is drawn from Impatiens glandulifera chromosome 3, dImpGla2.1, whole genome shotgun sequence and contains these coding sequences:
- the LOC124931860 gene encoding uncharacterized protein LOC124931860; translated protein: MEAKPPEEAMSPESGREARRKRILGREADRLALITGRISNLSPNSPYSSPRSLHSHTQSSPASFFEQQQFQSHLHQGNNNNNKVESELRKCGTTLKSKRNPFEEDEERDENQPLLSPEKVPKQSSIDANLHSSMNYFGSFTFKEINASIIESENTRVITSVAIAVLIVFSNINLPRHVVVRSRSTIASKPLYILMLIDVTIILIQLLEKQRRGHEEVEDKKKVSQEHENLDGALRILEMGLVLYQTVRGLFIDCSFYLVIVICGLSLI